ACAgtaattttttctctctcgagccactgtgtgtgtctttgtgcatgcgtgtgtgtctgtttgtgtctctgtgtgtctctgtgtgtatgtctgtgtgtgtgtgtgtctgtgtgtgtctctgtgtctgtgttaaaTGCAATCACAAGTGATTATAAATGAACCAATTAAAACCAAGGGTTTTTATTAACTGTATGGACGGTAATTTTTTTCTCTAGATTTTGAATAGAACTGCTCTAAATAgctataaagtaataaatacacagtTATTAAAAAACTTTCATATGAAAGAGTTATTCAGAAAATGTGGTTAATATACACTCACTCTCAGGTTTAATTTAAACCACGCTGACATTAAAATTGCTTTAACAGCACTATGCCTCCCTCTAGCGTTCATCCTCTGTACTGCAGGTCAAACTTACAAACTCTAGATTGTAGAAATGTCCTTTTTGACCACACTGTAATAGGTTAACTCTGTTAGTTGAAAAttcaggcagaaaaaaaaacaacaaccaaaaaaacccTAAGGATATTACACAtaactaatattttataaacacaacTTTACAACACAACCCTTCTGGTCATTATCAAAAACATATGTACTGCAACTATTTGTTaatatgatgaaataaaacacaacctaACTCATTATCACCTGTCTGAGCTTCTCCATTTCACGATAAGGCAGCTTACGAGGATCGATGTTGTTTTTTATCATCCGAATTCTGATCCTATGAACTTCTTGGGCATCCTCGAAGAACAGTCGAAATCCTACGAGGACATATAGAGAAACTCTGAACACGTTTCCAAATGTAGTACTGATACAGTATTATTCTACCATACACACATAACGCTGATTTTTCATAAGCATAAGAATTTGCATATAGTCGAATAAATCAATTCAAACTTCAAACTCAGGTTTCCATTGTAGGTTGTCTTTCAGCTGAACGAAACACGTTTGAACCTCACCTCGTGTAAATGTTGAATAGAGGACGAAAAATCTAGGAAAACGCCGCTGAAGAAATTTCTCGTACTTTTCGTTTGCCCATTTCAATCTTGCTACGATGCTTTGGCCAAGGCCGTATCTCGCTTGAGAAGGTGAATACTGCCTTATTAAACAAAATCTACAAAGATAAACATGAGCAAGTCAATAAACAAGTGAATatacacactatttacacaccatactgcacatggacactttaaggacaatctttaaaaaaaaaaaacatacacatttatgtatatttatgcatatgtatatacattatttctccacttatattttcatattttatatagttttttatatagtcttttttaatatagtttatacttttttatttatctatctccttttggttttggtttattttttatcctaaattgcattccttccatttctccccgtgcctcgggggtttcctccgggtactccggtttaatcccccgatccaaagacatgcatggtaggttgattggcatctctggaaaattgtccgtagtgtgtgtgtgtatgagtgaatgagagtgtgtgccctgcgatgggttggcacttcatccagggtgtatcctgcctcgatgcccgttgctgcctgagataggcacaggctccccgtgacccgagaagatcagataagcggtagaaaacgaattaataaatgaatgaatgaatgcattcctttttttttatgcttatatactggacagttgcataaatcatttcactgcatgtcgtaccctgtatgtatgtgtatttgaaACACAACAGTTTTGGGTCCATGGTTCAATCTTATGCTTTGGGTTTCTATCTgagtttaatttctttttacctCATGGGCTTTGTTTAGGTTCTCTGATTTTCTCCCAACTCCCAAAAAACATGGTGGTTTGTAGATGTCTATATGTGTGCAAGCGTGTATGCATGCGAGTGTATTCCCAGCTCACATGCAGGGTTCCCAGGAaagtttatctatctatctatacgtATCACTCTTAAACAGTTATTGAAGACGAATGAATGATGTTATGACCATTACAGAACTGATTAGGATTCCTATTGGACTACATATCACTCACAATTAATTTATTGGAAGGGTTTTTATCTACATCTGGAGATGAAAAGCAAACTGCAGCCCTCATATAACCCTTAAGCCCTTAGAAACCTTAAATAACTGCAATGATGATAAATTTTGcatggacaaaaaaataaaacttttcatattttatttctttttaagtcCATAGACGTGTAATTTGAATATATACTAATAACTAATAGCTGTTAGTGGAGAGTGAGAGAAACTACATAAATAAGTTTTATCCACATGTTAAGACGCCTTATTGGTGGTTGTGTCACATGGTCCTGACAGCCTGTGGCCTGTAAATACAGTCATTAGCATGTAGCATGTAGCATGACTTTTACAGCCAAGACAACATGTGCATGATTACTGATGATTAAGTGTGTTACCTGAGATGTGTGACGGCTAACTGAGGCCTGCAGAATCCTACAGTGAAGCCCATGTACCGGATTCCgcacagaaatgtcatagaaGCACCACCGCACATCCGCATATAGGACGGCGCCATTTTGCGAAAAACCCTGTCAACTCGAAGTGGGCGTGGTCGACCATGTGGGCGGGGCCAGGGTGACTACACGtaagaaaaattattattattattattattattattattattattattattattattattattagtagtagtagtagtagtagtagtagtagtagtagtggtggtagtagtagtattgtcattatggttattgttattgtttttgttattgttattgctaGTGttgttattttcattattttttattttattatttttgttattattattattagtagtagtagtagtattgctattgttttattattattattattattattattattattattattattattattattattattattattactgttattttgGAATTGTATAAAGTACAAATCACTGAAGGAatactgtaaaatattatatatcatatataataacaacaaatatctctaataattaaagaaaaacttttaTATTCAGTAGAAGTGTAAATTAATTAAGGGTTTCCAAATTTGTGATTAAATTGCTTCAATAAGCttgaataaaatacagtatttaaaagataaataaataaataaataaataaataaataaataaataaataaattcgcatttattgtattttagtCATTTAGGTTACTAGTTGAATGAATAGTTTTTGGAAtggctttctttcttccttcctttctttctttctttccctctttctttctttctctcccttttctaAGTTTGTTATCTTCTGCTGATCTTTCTTtttcatcaaactgtttactgtGTAATGTTATGAATCATTCCCAACAACAAcaggtaaaataaatatcaatgaGAACTTTCATTGGAAGGTTAGTACCACCACCatattatttttacatacaAAAAGCTATACAGTTGCTTATTTAATTATAGGCTTAATTATAAGTTAAACTTATAAAAATGTCTAATCTAAGTCATTAAAAGAGTGTATCAGTGGTGAAACCAGTTAATATTCACTGTAGCTACTAACCACTACTTGTTTGTGTGAGCAATATTAAATCTTTTATTACAGTGTgccttagatagatagatagatagatagatagatagatagatagatagatagatagatagatagatagatagaactttattgtcattacatagTACAGGTTCACAGTTCAATGTAGCTACTAACCACTACTTGTTTGCGTGAGCAATATTAAATCTTTTATTATAGTGTgccatagatagatagatagatagatagatagatagatagatagatagacagacagacagacagacagacagacagatagatagatagatagatagatagatagatagatagatagatagatagatagatagatagatagatagatagatagatagatagatagatagatagatagaactttattttaattacgTAGTACAGGTTCACAGCAACGAAATgtagtttggcatctaccagaaatgcaaagagtagcaattgtgcaaatagacaagtgcagataaatatgtaaacatatgtatagCATGTTATGTATATtgataaaaagacaaaagacagtgcaggacaatagacaaaaagacagtgcaggacaaaagacaaaatacactgcaggacaagacaaaaagacagaaagacagtgcaggacaaaaaattcaagataatacacaaaaacagctaaccattgtaaatactgtaaatactgtatgttcaacaataatacatgtgcagaaatactggaatgaacactttagtattatagcagcagttacatgagataatgtaaagtataaaacagcaatcgactgaaatgtgagacaacatatgcaaagagcaaaaaacagcatgtaaacagctTGATGTATGTACTATATATCGGCagagtgtgtatttagtgtaggtctgtgcagtccatacagtttgtgtgtgtgtgtgtgtgtgtgtgtgtgtgtgtgtgtgtgtgtgtgtgtgtgtgtgtgtgtgtttgtgtgtgcacattaaAAAACCCACTGAACCTCACAAAGGATTTaggtcagtgagtgagtgagagagtttaGTAATAGTTTAGGAGCAGGGGCagttgtgggcggggcttaaagGCGTCACACGTAAACACGTGACATCAGGCTACGTTTAAAAACGGTTACTGTGTTACATTGTAAGCTGAGGAAGGTAACGGTGAGTTCATGCTTGCGCTTGTACACAGTTGACTCTAAGTGTTTACATCCTCGTTTTATTAGTAAATTAATATCTGAATTGTAAAAGTTTCAGATACTAATTTACTAGTAAAACGAGTAGAAActacaatttttattattaaattaatatctgAAGTTTTTAAGGGTTTCCAGAAACATCAGGGGATTTAAAATGGCCACCACGAGGTATGGTCCTGCAAGGATGATGCGCggggatgaagatgaagatgaaggtgGGAACTACAACAGGCCTGCTTTTAAATGCTCTAAACTGTATCATAACGTTGTGTGCTCTATGATAGCCAGAAGAATCTGTCTAAAGTTGACTTACTTAAAGATGATGTTTTGGTGTGACTCtacacaaacagtttaaaaagggCCACAACATCCAGCCTGGTCAGGTTAACAATGATCTTGCATTGATATGTATTCTTCCTCTAGGAGGCAGTAGAGAGCTGTAAATGCAGCTACTAGCAACGTTCTAGTGATTAGCTGTAACCGGGTGTCTCTTGCCAAAAGAAGTGATATTTAACCAGCATAAAAAGTCCTTGAGGGTTAAATCTCTTACAAGAGTTTTGCTGTGTTCTTGTCTAGGTCAGACGCAACAGTGTGGggaaaaattaataaagaaattgaCAGCAATACTAGACCTATAACccctgtaaagtgtgtgtgtgtgtgtgtgtgtgtgtgtgtgtgtgtgtctgtctgtctgtctctgtgtgtgtgtgtctgtgtgcctgtgtgtctgtctgttaagGCTTAAGCTGTAAAATGATGCGCAAGAGTGTTATGACCACACATTTTTactattaattataatttttttttttttgcgtacacattatacattaagcttttttttttttaaaaccaggaCACATTTCACTTGGAACAGATGATTAACTTAAGTATAAATATTCTTTAGACCTAAATCTGGGATAAGTAATAAATCTGGGCGGTAATAAGAATTTAATTGAGCGTTaaatgctaattatttttaatcatgagGTCCAAATGTGATTGTTTTGCACTtaatttttccctttttctttgttttttgtgaaaaaaaaatagtccaCTGTAATTGCTTTTTTTTGATGAACCCATAAATATAAGTAATTGCCAAAGTCAAGATCATTTTCACAAACCAGAATAAAccactgtatttttttccccccatgtgtgtatatatgtcgGTGAAGTTTGAGAGTACTCATTTAGAGGCAGCACTGCTTATTTTTCACACCAGTGTAGAAAGCAGTTGAGGCATGAGCTTATTCACTGTGGCATTTCAGATTTTGCCTGTAGTGTACTTATTTTATGTGCTGTTGCACTTTTACAGCCAAAGCAGTTGATGATGCTGATCCAAATGCAATGATGCTGTGCCCTTATGACAGCAACCACAGGATCCGGGCGTGTCGCTTCCCCTATCACATCATCAAGTGTGCCAAGGTCAGTGTGTGACTTTAGTAAAGTAAGGGTGTCTGCCTCGTGCCGTAAATGTAGTAGTTcagtgatttttcttttttgaaatttttattGATTCCTCTGTCCCAATGTTTAAACTGTAAATCTGAGCCAGTGTATTTCTatgggtttctctctctctctctgttcagaATCACCCCAAACTAGCAAAAGCGCATAAGACCTGCCCCTTTAATGCCAAGCATGTGGTTCCCACACATCAGCTGGCACATCATATCGAGCACTGTAAGGATAAATGCTTAATTACCATGGCAGACGGTAAGATCTTAGATGGTAATGCCTTAATGCCTCTATTAAAACACTCCATGTATTGGATAACAAGTCTGATCCTATCCAACGAGAGCTGTTTTCCACAGAGCCTTATTACCTCTATATCGTTCTCTCCGCTTGTAGATGACAGTGCTAGTATGAACCCGAAATTTCACGTGCCTTCTATGTGGACCGCCCCTGAATGTGAAGAGGACTGGGATAAAGGTAAGTGTGTTGTACAGGGTTAATGCTGAACTTTTGCTCgtgttggttttattttatttatttccctctcTGTAAATTTACCGATTTACTATGTTTTCAACTTGATCCGAGTTTTCTTCAACTTTATAAGTATGTGTTAACTGATTTGAAATGGGAGCGTTAATCATGGGCCAAAAGTGGTAAGTAACAATATACTGAGGTACTGAGGGGTGTTCGTAATCTATGACCAAATGGGGAGGAAATCTCTACAGGACAAAACGTGTTCGTGTTGCTTTGTTAAAACAAACAGGAGGTCAAATAGCTTTTGGGCAAGATTTACTTATTAAAAGAAAGTTGCAAGACAAAAAGCTGTTAGTATTGTAAGGGTGTTTCTCATGCTGGAAGAATCCTATAAGTGCTGGGAGATAAGTTATTCTGTGCAGGCCTGCTGATTATCTCTGGTGTAAACTTGTACAGTAAGTGGGGAAATGCCAGGCACTCTTTAACTAGCCCTCAGCAAGTTGGAAGAGAATCTCCATGATTGTGTCtagggtatttatttatttatttatttatttttaactgagTGGTGTTCCTGATATAAGTAAAggttaaaaatgcaaaaacctGCCCTGAGTTTGAGTTTCAGATGTATATATGCTTTCTGCTTGTGATTCAATCTCATTGTTGCTGCAGAGGCCGATGAAAACGCAGAGACGTTTGTGTGGGGTGTGACGAACAATCTGCTCCTCGTGAATCAGTAAGTCAacaactgtactgtatgtagatgATTTCCAGTATCTCATATGTTGGTCCCCATCCCCAAAGTACGGTTACATCAGATTTGCTGTGCTGTGCTAAAGTTTTCTTTGCCTTTTCTTAGACCTGAGCAACCAGTGACCAACAACTTGAAGGCCGGAATCCGTGCACCTCGGACTCTCCCCGGGAAATTCTGTGAGTCCGGGTGTCATAAATTAAAAGCCAGTTTATTTATTGTAGTGTCCAAATCAACAAAACCAGTGTGACGGCTACGTTCTCATCTCTGCTAGCGTTTTGATCCTGTAGCTGCCACAATGGTGTTGTTGCTCTAGATGGCAGCAGTAGATTTGTTTGACATAGAGCCTGCAGGTTGAACTCAAGAAGCTAAGCTGCAGTTTGCTTTGATTGGTGCTTCTTGGATTTATAGGTTTTTACTTAATAACCACTATATTTAATTCTTAAATAAATCTCTAGAGCCGCTTGTGTACAATCTTGTACAGAAAGGGTAGGTGTGGTTGCAGCTTATCATTCTAACCAAGAAAAAGCCATACCATTTGGGGGATAAGATTGGACTCCCAACCATCCCTCTAATCTATAATGTTTCAGTTATAAATataatctttgtgtgtgtgtttgctcactTATGCCTTATCTTGCACCTTTTTGATTTGATTCGTATTCATGGATAAATATTTTGCTTTCAAGTCCAAGAGATCACAATAGATGTAGTTGGTAATTTGATGTAGGTGGCataacaggaataaaacacctcgGCTCTTAACGTTCCAGCACAATAATAAACTCCAGGGTTGTAGCAGTAACTTCACATTAGGCCACATCACCTCATCTCgctattaaacatgttttactCCCTGATCAACAAAAGTTGTTTAAGTTGCTTGCTTCATTTTTCTAAacgtttctctttttcttttcacaggATAAATCCCTTCCATGTTTTTGTTCTGCATTGAcctttttaaaatactttttttttcttttccctttttgaTAAGCTACGCTTTTAACAGTTTTGAGACTGACCCGACTTCCCTGGATTGTAACTCGTTTTACGTCCAACAATATCTGATGGCAAACAAAGAAGCGACACTTCTGTTGGAACCATTGTCCTTTTATCTAGTTAATAAATTTTGAATTTGCCTTGTGAAATTTTGTTTCTTTACTGTGTTTAAAACTTGGTGTGTCTCAGTTGTTTGAGAGCTATAACAACGATAAGCTTCTTCTAAAGTTCATTTAACTTGAGGGGTGTCAGAAAATATGGGGCCATAAGGGGGTGGAACCatcgggtaaaaaaaaaaattggaaaattgTGGcatataaagaattaaaaaactTCACTTCAGGATGGTTTGTAATTGGGAACAATTCTGCATTTTGGTGGTAACTCAACTCTAACTGCTTCACATGCCCTCAAGTGTGTTATTCTTTTACATAAAGTGTCCTTGCTGCCACTGCAGCGCTACTGGTACTACTCCAGAAGAAATATATGAACGTTCTTTTCCTCCTTTCCGTCAAGCTGCCAGTGATCGTGCTGCTGTGATGGTGGCCCATTCTAATGTTGAAATCATTGGAGTGCAAGTCGGTGGGGCAAAGCCACAGGTCTGCCCTCTTCTCATCTCCTCTGCCTCATTTAACCCATGCAGACAGCTGGACACAGCAGATGGGCCCTGCTGGCTGTGCTGAAAACCGCTTTGTGCAAGTGTGTTTGCTTCTCAGAAACATTTAGCATTTCTTTGAGCTTTCGGGTGCCACAGATTGTACCGATGGTCTATAAATGCTTTCACATTTATACAGCCTATTGACACTTGCCTTCAAACCTCTTTTATTGGGGAAATACAAATTAGTACTTAAGAGGttactctctctcgctctctcactcattttctaccgctttatccaaacttaaGAGGTTAATGGCCAATAATTGTGtaatcactttatttttttcttttcccccttcTTCCCTCTTCCTTCCTGGATTTTGCATTTGTGCTTGAGCAAAATCAGTTAGGTATTTAACATTACAGCTTGGTCTTGGTTGGCGTCTATGGCATCTTCTTTTGTCACCTTTTCctgcacatattttaattttattatttttattatatatatatatatatatatatatatatatatatatataatttaagaCTATTTATCAGACAGATTGATTGATGAATGATCAGACGTGTACATGGGTAAACAGATGGATTcatggatggatgaaaagaaCAGACAAATTGATGGGTAGATGGCTGGATAGATGGACAAGCAGGCTGATAGATGGGTGGGCAGATTTCAATGTTAgatatttaagcacttatgtacgtcgctctggataagggcatctgccaaatgctgtaaatgtaaatggatggATATTGTTAAATGTTCTgcaatgtttactgtttgttttttgaggaccttgttttttccccctcttcccCCTCTTTTCCTACAACACGCAtcactttattctttattccaaTGTCCTACTGTAAAGCCTTGATTATAGACCCCCTGTGCTGACATTAGGGTGGGTGAGGATATCAGCAAAATGACCATATGAGCTTTGCTAGGGATGTCACTGAGGAAAATTAGAGACCTCAGCCACATCATCTCAGAATTTAAAGCTAGGCTTTAACACGTTTCCCATCGTTCAATGTACTTAATGATCTCTAGCGCGAATAGAGCAAGAGAAAATCCATCTCAGATTGTCATATCTCATATgttgtgggatttttttcctcatttgaaactggaaataaacaaagttttagaattttgcaatattttaaaacagagTAAATGTTCAGTATATTGAATATATCATGTTGactgctttgtacaaaaggtcagattttaaatatgtataatcTCTTCTactgaaacagaagagaaaaccCGCTAATATATTTGATCTTACACTTGTCCATTTGTCCTTAAGTGCAAACTCTCCAAAAATTCTActaaagtaaatgaaaatgtgCATTTAGACTTCTGGACCTCCTTCTATCTAATATTTCATGGTAGGAAGGAAGCAAAAGTAACGCAGGAAACTACAGAGGGCCTGTTTGACAAACgcatgaattaatgaatgactcGGGTGTTTATCTCATCCCGTCCTAATCCACCACAGGAAGCCAATGAAACAAGTGAACTGCACAAAGACAAATCTGGCACTATTGCttacaaaatgcatttttaccattattttctttataaataattagCTTAAGGTTcagcgggggcacggtggcttagtggttagcatgttcgcctcacacctccatggtcgggttttgattcccacctccgccttgtgtgtgtggagtttgcatgttctcaccgtgcctcgggggtttcctccgggtactccggtttcctcccccgggccaaagacatgcatggtaggttgatttggcatctctgtaaaattgtccgtagtgtgtgagtgaatgagagtgtgtgtgtgtgccctgcgatgggttggcactccgtccagggtgcatcctgcctcgatgcccgatgacgcctgagataggcacaggctccccgtgacccaagaagttcagataagcggtagaaaatgagtgagagagagagcgagcttAAGGTTCCAATAATAATGATTCTTCTGTATTATTAAATTCTAGTTTAGGCTCAGGATTTTGCCAAGCGAGCACTTTGTGGAtgtttcttgttcttcttgttaGTGTCTATGCGGAAGACTTTTGACGCTTTTCTGACAAACGGACGAAAGCATCACTAATGTTTACACCAATAAAGATACCTAGAGgacaaaaataaagtgctttatCACCACCATTTCATGTTACGCATCATCAGatttaaattatacatttaaatatattcagcatttaaaaaaaagaagaagaaaaagaaggaaggagagtGGGGTTTGGGAATAAACCACActacaggaataaaacactacaaagtCTGTGATAAAGCCTGATGTGTGCTGCTGTGTGATTATGTAGGGCAATAGctcatctgtgtgtatatgtaatgtttttaaatgtgatgaTCAGACATAGATTGGTagactgatggatggatacatgatcaaacaaatatatagatggatgaatggatgatcGGACATATAGATGATAGActgattaatggatggatggatgtatggaagATCAGACAAATAAATGGGTTGAAAGGATGGAAGGATTGGAAAGATGATCAGCCAGATATTTGGATGATCAGTCAGATGGATGAgtagacggatggatggatggatggatatatggatggatggatggatggatggatgggtggatggatggatggatggatggctggatagacggatggatggatggatagatggacagatgatcagacagatagatgggtagacggatggatggatggatggatagatggacagatgatcagacagatagatgggtagacggatggatggatggatagatagatggacagatgatcagacagatagatgggtagacggatggatgg
This DNA window, taken from Tachysurus fulvidraco isolate hzauxx_2018 chromosome 23, HZAU_PFXX_2.0, whole genome shotgun sequence, encodes the following:
- the zgc:56699 gene encoding gametocyte-specific factor 1 isoform X2, with the translated sequence MATTRYGPARMMRGDEDEAKAVDDADPNAMMLCPYDSNHRIRACRFPYHIIKCAKNHPKLAKAHKTCPFNAKHVVPTHQLAHHIEHCKDKCLITMADDDSASMNPKFHVPSMWTAPECEEDWDKEADENAETFVWGVTNNLLLVNQPEQPVTNNLKAGIRAPRTLPGKF
- the zgc:56699 gene encoding gametocyte-specific factor 1 isoform X1 — encoded protein: MATTRYGPARMMRGDEDEDEAKAVDDADPNAMMLCPYDSNHRIRACRFPYHIIKCAKNHPKLAKAHKTCPFNAKHVVPTHQLAHHIEHCKDKCLITMADDDSASMNPKFHVPSMWTAPECEEDWDKEADENAETFVWGVTNNLLLVNQPEQPVTNNLKAGIRAPRTLPGKF